TAGGGCTCTTTATCTTGCAGCATATGTATGGGCTTTCGGATGTAAATGTGGTGCATCGATGGGTAGAAAATCCTTATTGGCAATACTTTTGTGGGTATGAGTTTTGGCATCATGCGCTGCCTATCCATCCTACTTCTTTAATTAGATGGAGATCTAGATTGGGTGAAGCTGGACTTAGCAAGATTTTACAAGGGACGATTGCAGCAGCTGTTCTGACAGGCGCAGTG
This genomic interval from Neochlamydia sp. AcF84 contains the following:
- a CDS encoding transposase; the protein is MKPIKLDNQQSRLFKSRFSDELNLDHPLIQLSKLIEWKQLEEEFDKLFVEKIGQPAKPVRLVVGLFILQHMYGLSDVNVVHRWVENPYWQYFCGYEFWHHALPIHPTSLIRWRSRLGEAGLSKILQGTIAAAVLTGAV